Proteins co-encoded in one Acipenser ruthenus chromosome 3, fAciRut3.2 maternal haplotype, whole genome shotgun sequence genomic window:
- the LOC117394876 gene encoding deubiquitinase OTUD6B, producing the protein METDEELVKRHRSEKKDLQAKIQGMKNATPKNDKKRRKQLVENIAKLEAELDQKQEEELKQWRNNVEGGGKVESATNGFGNLVLESEEHDDVKDSRVSKAQKRRDKKAALEKERESRIAEAEIENLSGSRHLESLKLSQMLAERQLQIKQIPSDGHCMYRAIEDQLTDRDGSLSLSELRAQAAEYMRSHADDFLPFLTNPSTGDMYTPDEFEKYCSDVAETAAWGGQLELRALSHILKMPIEVIQAKSPTIVIGEEYENTPVRLIYMRYAYGLGEHYNSVEPLSEAAAEEES; encoded by the exons ATGGAAACAGACGAAGAACTCGTTAAGCGACATCGCAGTGAGAAGAAAGATCTTcaag CTAAGATCCAGGGTATGAAAAATGCGACTCCAAAGAATGATAAGAAGAGACGAAAACAGCTTGTTGAAAACATTGCCAAGCTCGAGGCTGAGCTGGACCAAAAGCAGGAAGAAGAACTGAAACAGTGGAGGAATAATGTGGAAGGAGGGGGGAAG GTTGAATCAGCCACAAATGGATTTGGAAATCTTGTTCTGGAGAGTGAAGAACACGATGATGTCAAGGATTCCCGAGTGTCCAAAGCACAAAAACGAAGG GATAAGAAGGCTGCTTTGGAAAAGGAGAGGGAGAGCAGAATAGCTGAAGCTGAAATCGAGAACTTATCAGGGTCACGACACCTTGAGAGCCTGAAGCTCTCCCAGATGCTGGCTGAAAGACAGTTGCAGATCAAGCAGATCCCTTCAGATGGCCATTGCATGTACAGAGCCATTGAGGACCAGCTGACTGACAGAGATGGCTCCCTCAGTCTATCAGAGCTAAGAGCCCAGGCAGCTGAATACATGAGGAGCCATGCTGATGATTTCCTGCCATTCTTAACAAATCCCAGCACTGGGGATATGTACACACCAG atgaaTTTGAGAAATACTGCTCTGACGTAGCCGAAACAGCAGCATGGGGAGGACAGCTTGAG tTGCGGGCTCTGTCACACATTCTTAAGATGCCAATAGAAGTCATCCAGGCCAAGTCCCCTACCATAGTTATAGGCGAAGAGTATGAGAACACACCAGTTAGGCTAAT ataCATGCGCTATGCATATGGACTGGGAGAGCACTATAACTCTGTGGAGCCACTAAGTGAAGCGGCTGCTGAAGAGGAGAGCTAG